A stretch of Gossypium hirsutum isolate 1008001.06 chromosome A06, Gossypium_hirsutum_v2.1, whole genome shotgun sequence DNA encodes these proteins:
- the LOC121203652 gene encoding two-pore potassium channel 3 — MENEQLLSYLSPRKNLRPPPVFLPSIFESLNSPKPPLPPSSSSDTILNLQESLLLQNQQNSPAARSDPNLAWGKINLHRCKTAPAMAVLMDAINPSIPKPKFGSESIVRQACILLILYLSLGVAIYWFNRHHFVGPKTNPVVDALYFCIVTMCTIGFGDITPNSNATKLFSILFVLVGFGFIDILLSGMVSYVLDLQENYLLKTVQHDGDKRDLATSYIIDVKKGRMRIRLKVGLALGVVVLCIGIGVGVMHYVEHLEWLDSFYLSVMSVTTVGYGDRAFKTMPGRLFAAIWLLVSTVAVARAFLYLAEARVDKRHRRMAKWVLGQDMTVSQFLAADIDNNGYVSKSEFVIYKLKELGKVSEKDIMQISQKFDRLDSGNCGRICLADLKDGHH; from the exons atggaAAATGAGCAATTACTATCATATTTAAGCCCTAGGAAAAATTTAAGGCCACCCCCAGTTTTTCTCCCATCAATATTCGAATCACTAAATTCACCAAAGCCGCCGCTACCACCATCATCATCTTCAGATACCATTTTAAACCTTCAAGAATCGCTTTTACTTCAAAATCAACAAAATTCACCAGCAGCACGATCAGACCCAAATCTCGCATGGGGAAAAATCAATCTCCACCGATGCAAAACGGCTCCAGCAATGGCGGTTTTAATGGATGCAATCAACCCATCAATCCCTAAACCTAAATTCGGATCCGAATCAATTGTAAGACAAGCTTGTAtacttttaatattgtatttatcattGGGTGTTGCCATATATTGGTTTAATCGTCATCATTTCGTCGGTCCAAAAACGAATCCTGTTGTCGATGCATTGTATTTTTGTATCGTCACAATGTGCACTATTGGGTTTGGTGATATTACCCCTAATAGTAACGCTACTAAGTTATTTTCGATCTTATTCGTGTTGGTCGGTTTCGGATTTATCGATATTTTGCTTAGCGGTATGGTTAGTTATGTACTCGATTTACAAGAGAATTATTTGTTGAAAACGGTTCAACATGATGGTGACAAAAGAGATTTAGCAACTAGTTATATCATTGATGTTAAGAAAGGGAGGATGAGGATTAGATTGAAAGTTGGTTTAGCATTAGGTGTTGTGGTACTTTGTATTGGTATTGGTGTTGGTGTTATGCATTATGTTGAACATCTTGAATGGTTGGATTCCTTTTATCTTTCGGTTATGTCGGTTACGACAGTCGGATACGGTGATCGGGCATTTAAAACGATGCCTGGTCGGCTTTTCGCTGCGATTTGGTTGCTTGTATCGACGGTTGCCGTTGCTCGAGCTTTTTTGTATCTGGCTGAGGCTAGAGTTGATAAGAGGCATCGGAGGATGGCTAAATGGGTGCTTGGTCAAGACATGACTGTCTCGCAATTTCTCGCTGCCGATATAGACAACAACGGTTACGTAAG CAAATCTGAGTTCGTGATATACAAACTCAAGGAACTGGGAAAGGTATCGGAAAAAGACATAATGCAAATCTCCCAAAAATTTGACAGGCTCGATTCCGGTAACTGCGGAAGGATATGCCTCGCCGATCTTAAGGATGGTCATCATTAG
- the LOC121230582 gene encoding uncharacterized protein: MGNSVSDWEYLPELCLLTVLEKIDEPISQVQFGAVSKYWHSLFNTFLDIKRQLSTNLVPMLMIPSKKRTTKRKLYSLQAKSKIAEIEFLKPYTWRYCGSCYGWLVTVDESFNITLSNRFKNLSIHLPQFDSKAYDSGHYTYKILKVVLSDDPLLHPNNFVVVVIYSVYGRLAFYRPCQENWIYIDVNEDQSLFLDILFHKGLVYAIGHYNNLVWFDVNGVKDDESSKPPKLNTLVPKIRRLENYSFRVYLVKSSMGNLYSIHKHLGFE, from the coding sequence ATGGGGAATTCTGTGTCAGATTGGGAATATCTACCAGAACTCTGTCTTCTTACTGTTCTTGAGAAAATAGATGAACCCATCAGTCAGGTTCAATTTGGTGCTGTTAGCAAATATTGGCATTCACTGTTCAATACTTTTCTCGACATCAAGAGGCAGTTGTCCACAAATCTAGTTCCAATGCTGATGATTCCATCCAAAAAGAGAACCACAAAGCGAAAACTATACAGcctacaagccaaatcaaaaatCGCTGAGATTGAATTTCTCAAGCCTTATACATGGAGATACTGTGGTTCTTGTTATGGTTGGTTAGTCACAGTGGATGAGAGCTTCAATATAACTCTTTCAAATCGTTTTAAAAATCTTAGCATTCATCTTCCTCAGTTTGACAGCAAGGCATATGATAGTGGGCACtacacatataaaattttaaaggttgtGTTATCAGACGATCCCTTGTTGCATCCGAATAATTTTGTAGTTGTCGTAATTTATAGTGTTTATGGCAGATTAGCCTTCTACAGACCTTGCCAAGAAAATTGGATATACATAGATGTCAATGAAGATCAATCTCTTTTCCTTGATATTCTTTTCCATAAAGGTTTAGTTTATGCTATAGGGCACTACAACAATCTTGTATGGTTCGATGTTAATGGTGTAAAAGATGATGAAAGTTCAAAGCCACCAAAATTGAACACACTCGTGCCAAAAATTCGAAGGCTTGAGAATTATTCATTTAGAGTATATCTTGTTAAGTCATCTATGGGAAATTTATACTCCATCCATAAACATTTAGGTTTTGAATAG
- the LOC107960251 gene encoding protein TIC 20-II, chloroplastic: protein MAALCYSLPSLTLKPSPLNPKPYPNIPFLSHPKPSLRLPKKPTTTITRMSRNPTPATDRLISVAAYSLPFFNSLQYGRYLFIQYPQLGILFDPILPFLSLYKSLPYASFVAFFALYLGVVRNPSFSHYVRFNSMQAVTLDVLLVVPLLLTRILNPGRVGLGFKVMVWGHTGVFVFSCLCFVYGVVSSILGRTPYLPFVADAAGRQI from the coding sequence ATGGCTGCTCTCTGTTACTCTCTACCCTCTTTAACCCTAAAACCTTCCCCTTTAAACCCCAAACCCTACCCCAATATCCCCTTCCTCAGCCACCCAAAACCCAGTCTCCGCCTTCCAAAGAAACCCACCACCACCATCACCCGCATGTCACGTAACCCTACTCCAGCCACAGATCGGTTAATCTCCGTCGCAGCTTACAGTCTCCCCTTCTTCAACTCCCTTCAATACGGTCGCTACCTATTCATCCAATACCCTCAATTGGGTATCCTATTTGACCCCATTTTACCCTTCTTATCCCTCTACAAATCCCTCCCTTACGCCAGCTTCGTCGCTTTCTTTGCTTTGTACCTTGGTGTGGTTCGTAACCCGAGTTTCAGTCATTACGTTAGGTTCAATTCGATGCAGGCTGTGACATTGGATGTGTTGCTGGTGGTGCCTTTGTTGCTAACGAGGATATTGAATCCGGGTcgggtcgggttagggtttaaggtcaTGGTATGGGGACATACGGGGGTTTTTGTGTTTAGTTGTTTGTGTTTTGTTTATGGGGTGGTTTCTAGTATTTTGGGTCGGACTCCATATTTACCTTTCGTTGCTGATGCTGCTGGTAGGCAAATTTAA
- the LOC121230873 gene encoding coatomer subunit zeta-1, whose translation MELCPTIKNILLLDSEGKRIAVKYYSDDWPTNAAKEAFEKAVFTKTQKTNARTEAEITMFDNYIVVYKFVQDLHFFVTGGENENEIILATVLQGFFDAVGLLLRGTEDKKEALENLDLILLCLDEIVDGGIILETDANVIAGKVDSHSMDAGAPLSEQTITQALATAREHLTRSLLK comes from the exons atgg AGTTATGCCCTACAATTAAGAACATCCTTCTTTTGGATTCCGAAGGGAAACGTATAGCTGTTAAGTATTACTCAGATGACTGGCCAACGAATGCTGCTAAGGAAGCTTTTGAGAAAGCTGTGTTTACCAAAACCCAGAAGACTAATGCTCGAACTGAAG CTGAGATAACAATGTTTGACAACTATATTGTTGTATACAAGTTCGTTCAAGACCTTCACTTTTTCGTTACTGGAGGTGAAAATGAAAACGAGATCATCTTGGCCACAGTGCTCCAGGGATTTTTTGATGCTGTTGGACTCCTCCTTAG AGGCACTGAGGACAAAAAGGAAGCATTGGAGAACTTGGATCTTATTTTGTTATGCCTCGATGAGATTGTTGATGGCGG TATCATTCTTGAAACTGATGCAAATGTCATTGCCGGAAAAGTTGATAGTCATAGTATGGATGCCGGAGCTCCTTTGTCCGAGCAG ACAATAACTCAAGCATTGGCTACCGCTCGTGAACATCTTACAAGATCTCTCCTCAAGTAA